Proteins encoded in a region of the Paenibacillus sp. W2I17 genome:
- a CDS encoding zinc-binding dehydrogenase: MLALVYKSAWDVALEDRPVPEITRDNQVLVRIRATGVCGTDLGIVSGKYHAVPSVILGHESAGEVIEVGSAVTTLQPGDRVVIDPTYYCGQCDMCRTGRQNHCTHKSVTETGVSADGTFTDYYVTEDRFLYKLKDHVSYEEATLTEPLSCMLTGINQIHLLPNFRTIILGAGPIGILYSYALASKGVTGCLVDISEERLAIAGSIAPDRWEVHSSFENAIESLSPATQQVDMIVDTTGVVGTQVLSQLASGGYLMLVGLRDGNTSFNPKEVVDRSLKIIGSIDSLGTFATAHYMIEQGIIPAKKIITHSFPLEDYEEAFRTLGCDIQGRTLQASSHAIKVVLQSSGSSF, encoded by the coding sequence ATGCTTGCATTGGTATACAAATCGGCTTGGGATGTGGCGCTTGAGGATCGGCCTGTCCCGGAAATTACAAGAGATAATCAGGTGTTGGTTCGTATTCGGGCGACAGGTGTATGCGGTACCGATCTCGGTATTGTCAGCGGCAAATATCATGCGGTCCCTTCTGTCATTCTCGGTCATGAGTCTGCCGGGGAAGTCATTGAAGTTGGCTCTGCGGTTACGACATTACAACCGGGCGACCGTGTTGTGATCGACCCTACCTACTATTGCGGACAATGTGACATGTGCAGAACAGGCAGACAAAATCATTGCACACACAAGTCTGTTACCGAGACAGGTGTAAGTGCTGACGGAACATTTACAGATTATTATGTGACCGAGGATCGCTTTTTGTACAAATTGAAGGACCATGTGAGCTATGAAGAAGCAACTTTGACGGAACCGCTCAGCTGTATGCTGACAGGGATTAATCAGATTCATCTACTGCCGAATTTCAGAACGATCATCCTCGGCGCAGGCCCGATTGGCATTCTGTACAGCTACGCGCTCGCTTCTAAAGGGGTCACCGGCTGTCTGGTCGACATCTCTGAGGAACGCTTAGCCATTGCCGGTTCCATTGCACCAGACCGTTGGGAGGTTCATTCATCCTTCGAAAATGCAATAGAATCACTGTCACCCGCAACCCAGCAGGTCGATATGATCGTGGATACAACGGGCGTTGTGGGCACACAAGTGCTTTCCCAACTCGCCAGCGGCGGTTACCTGATGCTGGTTGGTCTGAGAGATGGAAACACATCCTTCAATCCCAAGGAAGTTGTGGACCGCAGTCTGAAAATTATTGGTTCCATTGATTCTCTGGGAACATTTGCAACCGCACATTATATGATTGAACAAGGGATTATTCCGGCAAAAAAAATCATCACCCACTCCTTCCCGTTGGAGGATTACGAAGAGGCATTCCGTACACTTGGCTGCGATATTCAGGGACGCACACTTCAAGCCTCTTCACATGCCATTAAAGTTGTGCTGCAATCCAGCGGTTCCAGTTTCTAA
- a CDS encoding HAD family phosphatase yields the protein MQGRSQCRFYFEIERSSFTHFGARVTDEEHHSYVGVTLESMWQQVLDKHQLTATLEEIFTYHQHNVMQTMLAHPNLTAMPSVERWLSWLHEKHIPIAVASSSPRALIDLIMDKTGLGQYFEVRMTGEEVTNGKPAPDIFLTTAEMIGASPSNCLVIEDSRNGVQAAKSAGMRCIGYRNPGSGNQDLSKADLQISSYDELWTLKDTLPFEGRLPSLSKFR from the coding sequence ATTCAAGGTAGAAGTCAATGCCGTTTTTATTTCGAGATTGAGCGCAGCTCTTTTACCCATTTTGGAGCCAGGGTGACTGATGAAGAACATCATTCCTATGTTGGAGTTACGCTGGAATCCATGTGGCAGCAAGTATTGGACAAACATCAGCTGACAGCTACGCTGGAAGAAATATTTACTTATCATCAGCATAATGTGATGCAAACCATGCTTGCCCATCCGAATCTGACGGCGATGCCTTCCGTGGAACGCTGGTTAAGTTGGCTGCATGAGAAACACATTCCCATAGCCGTAGCTTCTTCCTCTCCACGTGCACTGATTGATTTGATCATGGACAAGACCGGTCTTGGGCAATACTTTGAGGTGCGAATGACAGGTGAGGAAGTTACGAACGGCAAGCCGGCACCAGATATTTTCCTGACCACAGCTGAGATGATCGGTGCGTCCCCTTCGAATTGTCTGGTGATCGAGGACTCGCGCAATGGTGTCCAAGCCGCCAAAAGTGCAGGCATGCGCTGCATCGGATATCGCAATCCGGGATCAGGCAATCAGGACTTGTCCAAAGCCGATCTTCAGATTTCCAGTTACGATGAGTTATGGACATTAAAGGATACACTGCCCTTTGAAGGCAGATTGCCAAGCTTGTCAAAGTTTCGCTGA
- a CDS encoding DMT family transporter has protein sequence MTSHLGHQNTKASTGHLLALFTILIWGTTFVSTKVLLTDFTPVEILFFRFLIGYLVLLLIYPRSLRIASFREELLFIGAGLCGVTLYFLIENIALVYTTASNVGVIVSIAPFFTAVLAHFFLDGEKLTRRFLIGFGIALSGILLIALNGSFILQLNPIGDLLAFIAPAVWAIYSVLMRKIGELRYHTIGATRKVFFYGLIFMLPALFLFEFHWNLGRFTNMTNLSNILYLGLGASALCFVTWNRAVNLLGAIKTSVYIYLVPVITVASSALILQERITWVIILGAFLTLFGSYISERKGHKLNNKNTNPHRG, from the coding sequence ATGACAAGTCATCTTGGTCATCAAAATACTAAAGCCTCTACCGGACATTTACTCGCTTTGTTTACTATACTGATCTGGGGAACTACCTTTGTCTCTACGAAGGTTCTGTTGACTGATTTCACTCCTGTGGAAATTCTATTTTTTCGTTTCCTAATCGGGTATTTGGTACTGTTATTGATCTATCCGCGTTCACTACGGATCGCCTCATTCAGAGAAGAGTTGTTATTTATCGGAGCAGGACTATGTGGGGTGACGTTATATTTTCTTATTGAAAATATTGCTCTGGTGTACACAACCGCTTCCAACGTGGGTGTTATTGTCTCCATTGCCCCGTTCTTCACTGCCGTACTCGCACACTTCTTCTTAGATGGTGAGAAGTTAACGCGCCGCTTTCTTATCGGATTCGGGATTGCCTTGAGCGGCATCCTACTCATCGCGCTGAACGGCAGTTTCATTCTGCAACTGAATCCGATAGGTGATCTGCTTGCTTTCATAGCACCTGCGGTATGGGCGATCTACTCTGTGCTAATGCGGAAAATTGGCGAGCTTCGTTATCACACCATTGGCGCGACTCGCAAAGTATTCTTCTATGGCCTGATCTTTATGCTGCCAGCTCTATTCCTGTTTGAATTCCATTGGAATCTCGGGCGCTTCACGAATATGACCAATCTCTCCAATATTCTCTACCTCGGCCTGGGTGCCTCCGCGCTGTGTTTCGTGACCTGGAACCGGGCTGTGAATCTTCTCGGAGCTATCAAAACGAGTGTCTACATCTATCTGGTGCCTGTCATTACTGTCGCGTCATCTGCACTAATTCTTCAGGAACGGATAACCTGGGTGATTATACTCGGGGCGTTCTTAACCCTATTTGGCTCTTACATTTCAGAACGAAAAGGACACAAGCTTAACAACAAAAACACTAATCCACATAGGGGTTAG
- a CDS encoding AraC family transcriptional regulator translates to MTREVRTVVFDTDLQLEAYQFEGIMQKFPNHFHDYYVIGFIEQGKRHLVCNNEEYILNSGDMIVFNPHDPHACEQVDGRTLDYRCINVQPEVMREYVREITGQAYLPRFTSPVLYQSELVGSLHELHQMILEEQSDFCKEELLLLLLDQLLRDYSDAEPPVSTQDVTTEIRRICDYIEAHYMESISLNELADLTEMSKYHLLRLFTRQKGISPYRYLETIRINQAKRLLEQGLLPIEVAAQTGFSDQSHFTNFFKKLIGLTPKQYRRIFNHNSELKRTTTNIV, encoded by the coding sequence ATGACTCGAGAAGTCCGGACTGTAGTATTTGATACCGACTTACAGCTAGAAGCTTATCAATTTGAAGGCATTATGCAGAAGTTTCCCAACCATTTTCATGACTATTACGTCATTGGATTCATTGAACAAGGCAAGCGACACCTTGTCTGCAATAACGAAGAATACATTCTGAATAGCGGAGATATGATTGTTTTTAATCCACATGATCCTCATGCCTGCGAACAGGTGGATGGAAGAACCCTCGATTATCGCTGTATCAATGTCCAGCCTGAGGTTATGCGAGAGTATGTGAGAGAGATTACTGGACAAGCTTACTTGCCACGGTTTACATCCCCCGTTCTCTACCAAAGTGAACTTGTGGGTTCCCTGCACGAGCTGCATCAGATGATTCTGGAAGAGCAATCGGATTTCTGCAAAGAAGAATTGTTACTCTTACTACTGGATCAATTGCTGCGAGATTATTCGGATGCTGAACCACCTGTTTCCACACAGGATGTGACCACAGAGATCAGACGCATATGTGATTACATAGAAGCTCATTACATGGAAAGCATCTCGCTGAACGAGTTAGCCGATTTGACGGAGATGAGCAAATACCACCTGCTGCGTTTATTCACCCGCCAGAAAGGAATATCACCTTACCGTTATCTGGAGACAATTCGCATTAATCAAGCCAAACGTCTGCTGGAACAAGGTCTGCTTCCAATTGAAGTAGCTGCACAGACAGGATTCAGTGACCAGAGCCATTTCACCAATTTTTTCAAAAAACTGATTGGCCTGACACCCAAGCAATATAGACGTATCTTCAATCATAATTCGGAGTTGAAACGAACCACCACTAACATCGTATGA
- a CDS encoding NADH:flavin oxidoreductase, whose amino-acid sequence MSNQQHNVISTELLFQPYTVSKLTLSSRIVMSPMARAFSPDGIPGPDVAAYYRRRAEHGVGLIITEGATIEHPSASSEPRIPHMYGEAALQGWAEVVEHVHEAGGKIFPQILHMGIVRPSGSNPHPEAASLSPSGVDMEGIQVGEPMTEAEIATVIQAYADAAANAQSIGFDGIELHGAHGFLIDQFFWKTTNRRTDRYGGDLQKRTQFAVELVMAVRAAVGPDFPIAMRISQWKMNDYQARLFDTPEQLEQFLRLLVDAGVDIFHCSTRRFWEPEFEGSDLGFAGWVRKLSGRTTITVGSVGMPDEPEAGTDKTTHPGMGELMKRYEQQEFDLVAVGRALLGDPAWAAKIREGRVSEIQAFTPEALATLH is encoded by the coding sequence ATGAGTAATCAACAACATAACGTTATTTCTACGGAGCTTCTGTTCCAACCATACACCGTTTCAAAGTTAACCCTTTCCTCGCGCATCGTCATGTCCCCCATGGCTCGTGCCTTCTCCCCGGATGGTATCCCGGGCCCCGATGTAGCCGCATATTATCGTAGGCGTGCCGAGCATGGTGTTGGACTCATTATTACCGAAGGTGCGACCATTGAGCATCCATCTGCATCAAGTGAGCCTAGAATCCCTCATATGTATGGAGAAGCAGCTCTTCAAGGCTGGGCTGAAGTGGTCGAACATGTCCATGAAGCGGGCGGCAAGATTTTTCCGCAGATTTTACACATGGGAATCGTTCGTCCTTCAGGATCTAACCCACACCCGGAAGCTGCCTCACTGAGTCCATCGGGAGTTGATATGGAAGGTATTCAAGTAGGTGAGCCAATGACGGAGGCGGAGATCGCAACTGTGATTCAAGCTTATGCAGATGCAGCAGCCAATGCGCAAAGCATTGGTTTTGACGGAATTGAACTTCATGGTGCACACGGTTTTCTGATCGATCAGTTTTTCTGGAAAACAACGAATAGGAGAACGGACCGCTATGGTGGTGACCTTCAAAAACGAACTCAATTCGCAGTTGAACTTGTAATGGCAGTTCGTGCTGCGGTAGGTCCTGATTTTCCTATAGCGATGCGGATTTCCCAATGGAAGATGAATGATTATCAAGCCAGACTGTTCGACACCCCCGAACAATTGGAACAATTCCTTCGTTTGTTAGTTGACGCAGGTGTAGATATCTTTCACTGCTCGACACGACGCTTCTGGGAGCCCGAGTTCGAAGGATCTGATCTTGGATTTGCAGGTTGGGTAAGAAAACTGAGTGGCCGAACCACAATTACCGTTGGTTCTGTGGGTATGCCAGATGAGCCTGAAGCAGGTACAGATAAAACAACACATCCAGGTATGGGCGAACTCATGAAGCGATATGAACAACAGGAATTTGATCTGGTAGCTGTGGGACGTGCACTCCTTGGTGATCCGGCATGGGCTGCCAAAATACGCGAAGGACGTGTATCCGAGATTCAGGCTTTTACACCTGAAGCACTCGCTACGTTACACTAA
- a CDS encoding TetR/AcrR family transcriptional regulator: MSGVLSPNSNDPRVIRTRQLILDAFLNQLNIKNFNSITIQNITEQATINRATFYAHFQDKYALLEALLSDAFMEYVTKRVDPDARLSAETIQQLIFSLCDYHVSSNGCIKKYETVAPIIEENIKTQLEQFLLELLSKVAGDVDPKTLKITATTLSWSIYGMTYRWNIEGGQESPAELANRVVPYMMGGLELLN; encoded by the coding sequence ATGTCTGGTGTATTGTCTCCAAACTCGAATGATCCGCGTGTAATCCGCACGCGTCAATTAATTCTTGATGCGTTTTTAAACCAATTGAATATTAAAAATTTCAACAGCATTACGATTCAAAACATTACGGAACAAGCCACAATTAACAGGGCTACATTCTACGCCCATTTTCAGGATAAATATGCACTGCTTGAAGCCTTGTTATCGGATGCTTTTATGGAATATGTGACGAAAAGAGTGGACCCGGATGCCCGGTTATCAGCCGAAACCATACAGCAGCTTATATTTTCATTATGTGATTATCACGTCTCAAGTAATGGTTGCATCAAAAAATATGAGACAGTTGCACCAATTATTGAAGAGAACATCAAGACTCAACTGGAGCAATTCCTTCTTGAATTATTGAGCAAAGTAGCGGGTGATGTAGATCCCAAAACGCTGAAAATTACGGCAACCACGCTAAGTTGGTCGATCTATGGAATGACGTATCGATGGAATATTGAAGGCGGGCAGGAATCTCCGGCTGAATTAGCCAACAGAGTGGTCCCTTATATGATGGGTGGATTGGAATTGTTGAATTAA
- a CDS encoding YjfB family protein encodes MDIAALSMAMSQASIAQSASLQVMSMSKDIAQQQGQQMTEMLKSLPAPHPNLGGSLELSV; translated from the coding sequence ATGGATATTGCAGCATTATCAATGGCCATGAGCCAGGCATCCATAGCACAATCGGCGAGTTTGCAGGTGATGTCTATGTCGAAAGACATAGCACAACAGCAAGGTCAGCAAATGACGGAAATGTTAAAGTCACTTCCGGCTCCTCATCCCAATCTGGGTGGAAGTCTCGAACTTTCGGTTTAG
- a CDS encoding YjfB family protein gives MDIAALSMAMSQASVVQSASLQVMSITKDMAQQQGQQMAEMLKSMPAPHPNLGRSLDLSV, from the coding sequence ATGGATATTGCAGCATTATCAATGGCGATGAGCCAAGCTTCAGTAGTGCAGTCGGCAAGCTTGCAAGTGATGTCGATTACAAAAGACATGGCACAGCAGCAAGGCCAGCAGATGGCGGAAATGTTGAAGTCAATGCCTGCTCCTCATCCCAATCTGGGTAGAAGTCTCGATCTTTCGGTTTAG
- a CDS encoding pseudouridine synthase yields the protein MLINKYISETGFCSRRETNRLIAAGRITINGRVCEKGAEVEPHDVVLIDGKEIPRNDSEPVYIALNKPIGIVCTAAEHVKGNIIQYMNYPSRIFAIGRLDKASEGLILLTNDGGIVNKMMRSEHNHDKEYVVTVDKPITDEFVKSMSDGVEILDVVTKPCEVYRQSDNVFRIILTQGLNLQIRRMCKALGYRVLKLERVRIMNITLDQLERGQWRHLEQEELEILLSQLNEIK from the coding sequence ATGTTAATTAACAAATACATAAGTGAAACGGGATTCTGCTCCCGCAGGGAAACGAACCGTTTAATTGCAGCTGGACGCATAACGATCAATGGCAGGGTATGTGAAAAAGGGGCGGAAGTTGAACCTCACGATGTGGTACTCATTGATGGGAAGGAGATTCCTCGTAATGACAGCGAACCTGTCTACATTGCTCTGAACAAACCCATCGGTATTGTCTGCACAGCAGCAGAACATGTGAAGGGGAACATCATTCAATATATGAATTATCCTTCTCGCATATTTGCGATAGGCAGGCTGGATAAGGCATCTGAGGGGTTGATTTTGCTTACGAATGACGGAGGCATTGTGAACAAGATGATGCGTTCAGAGCATAATCATGATAAAGAATATGTAGTGACTGTAGACAAACCCATAACCGACGAATTTGTAAAGTCCATGTCTGATGGCGTTGAAATTCTGGATGTGGTGACCAAGCCCTGCGAAGTGTATAGGCAAAGTGACAATGTATTTCGTATTATTCTGACACAGGGTCTCAATCTGCAGATCCGGAGAATGTGCAAAGCCTTGGGGTACCGAGTCTTGAAGCTGGAGCGTGTGCGAATTATGAATATTACGCTGGATCAACTGGAGCGGGGGCAATGGCGTCATCTGGAGCAAGAGGAACTGGAGATTCTGCTGTCTCAATTAAATGAGATAAAATGA
- a CDS encoding aspartate aminotransferase family protein — protein MQTLTNNRFIAGKGIKLIDDSGVEYLDGVSGTFNLSLGYNHPHVVSKIQEQVGNLTHMSSSFTEPYVNEVLDHLIEYAPNDINAGWMRDITGSTANECATKIAQKYTESTDIISLYLSHHGQTQFATGISGNAFRRKRFPNSAVANAVHVPAPYCYRCPFKSSNGDCDYQCVEAISDAIEYASSGSVACMIIEPILGNGGNIIPPAGYFKRLRKLCDEYNIILIADEVQTGIGRTGTMFASELFDIQPDMITLAKGLGGIGVPVAAVLMQSRLNVLEKHEHSFTSGSNLISVTAAKSTLEVVSEPGFLDAVKRKGEILGELLQELALKYPSIGEARGVGLMWGLEIVGDGNEPDTLKTNAIVDRAFTDEHLILRSSRYGFGNVVKVRPSLTTTEDELVEIVERLDSVLASVN, from the coding sequence ATGCAAACTTTAACCAACAACCGCTTCATAGCCGGAAAAGGGATTAAGTTGATTGACGATTCAGGTGTTGAATACCTGGATGGCGTGTCGGGCACGTTCAATCTGTCACTGGGCTATAATCACCCACATGTTGTCAGCAAAATTCAGGAACAAGTCGGCAATCTGACGCATATGTCTTCCTCCTTCACTGAACCATACGTAAATGAAGTACTTGATCACTTAATCGAATATGCTCCAAACGACATTAATGCCGGATGGATGCGGGATATTACTGGTTCAACTGCCAACGAATGTGCGACCAAAATTGCACAGAAGTATACCGAATCGACAGACATCATCAGCCTGTATCTGTCCCATCATGGGCAGACGCAATTTGCCACCGGGATTTCTGGAAATGCCTTCCGGCGGAAACGGTTCCCCAATTCGGCTGTGGCTAACGCTGTCCATGTACCTGCCCCATACTGTTATCGTTGCCCATTCAAATCCTCAAATGGAGACTGCGACTATCAATGCGTTGAAGCTATATCTGATGCGATAGAATATGCAAGTTCTGGCTCAGTTGCCTGCATGATTATCGAACCTATTCTCGGGAATGGCGGCAATATCATTCCTCCTGCCGGATATTTCAAACGACTGCGTAAACTGTGTGATGAGTACAATATTATTCTCATTGCCGACGAAGTGCAGACCGGAATCGGTCGTACCGGAACCATGTTCGCTAGCGAACTGTTTGATATCCAGCCAGATATGATCACCCTTGCGAAAGGTCTTGGCGGGATCGGCGTACCTGTTGCTGCGGTATTAATGCAATCCCGGCTGAATGTGCTCGAAAAGCACGAACACTCCTTCACCTCAGGAAGTAATCTGATCTCCGTAACCGCTGCCAAATCCACCTTGGAAGTGGTATCCGAACCCGGATTCCTGGATGCGGTGAAACGCAAAGGTGAAATTTTGGGTGAATTGCTGCAAGAATTGGCATTAAAATACCCAAGTATCGGTGAAGCTCGTGGTGTCGGGTTAATGTGGGGGTTGGAGATCGTAGGTGACGGTAATGAACCGGATACGCTAAAAACCAATGCCATTGTTGACCGCGCTTTTACAGATGAGCATCTGATCTTGAGAAGTTCAAGATATGGTTTCGGCAACGTTGTTAAGGTCCGGCCTTCCCTTACCACAACCGAAGACGAACTGGTTGAGATTGTGGAGCGGCTGGATTCAGTGCTCGCCAGCGTTAATTAA
- a CDS encoding HAD family phosphatase: MAANKESNGLGAPNDDIIQAVIFDMDGVLIDSEPIYFEIERSSFAHFGARVTDEEHHTYVGVTLESMWQQVLDKHQLTATLEEIFAYHQHNVMQTMLAHPNLTAMPSVERWVSWLHEQHIPIAVASSSPRALIDLIMDKTGLGRYFEVRMTGEEVASGKPAPDIFLTTAEMIGASPSNCLVIEDSRNGVQAAKSAGMRCIGYRNPGSGNQDLSKADLQISSYDELWTLKDTLPFEGRLPSLAKLR, from the coding sequence ATGGCAGCAAACAAAGAATCTAACGGACTGGGAGCACCCAATGATGACATCATTCAAGCGGTCATTTTTGACATGGATGGTGTACTGATTGACAGCGAACCGATTTATTTCGAGATTGAGCGCAGCTCTTTTGCCCATTTTGGAGCAAGAGTGACTGATGAAGAACATCATACCTATGTTGGAGTTACGCTGGAATCCATGTGGCAGCAAGTACTGGACAAACATCAGCTGACAGCTACACTGGAAGAAATATTTGCTTATCATCAGCACAATGTGATGCAAACCATGCTTGCCCATCCGAATCTGACAGCAATGCCTTCCGTGGAACGCTGGGTTAGCTGGCTGCATGAGCAACATATACCCATAGCCGTTGCTTCTTCCTCTCCACGTGCACTCATTGATTTGATCATGGACAAAACCGGACTTGGGCGATACTTTGAGGTACGGATGACCGGAGAGGAAGTCGCGAGTGGCAAGCCAGCACCGGATATTTTCCTGACCACTGCTGAGATGATTGGTGCATCCCCTTCGAATTGTCTGGTGATCGAGGACTCGCGCAATGGTGTCCAAGCCGCCAAAAGTGCAGGCATGCGCTGCATCGGATATCGCAATCCGGGATCAGGCAATCAGGACTTGTCCAAAGCCGATCTTCAGATTTCCAGTTACGATGAGTTATGGACATTGAAGGATACGCTGCCCTTTGAAGGCAGATTGCCAAGCCTAGCGAAGCTACGCTGA
- a CDS encoding DUF1963 domain-containing protein: protein MYKVTRFTVDPDDPNQDSGMWIGGETAYVSDWPLNPEGQPLLHLFSINCNTLSQQVHIPSLPQDKYISVFSTYSASEYFLDQVTYTGDELEWNENILAGCTYVSVSSHPLTSVCPVPPIPLSGVRLIEMELDDQAFPAFSFFSPTLPNGVKGIDHLLEEHQLVCQIYSGDFPEPYRDILGLPDANGYLFLRRGPESAHAPFDGIFFVQTA, encoded by the coding sequence ATGTACAAAGTTACTCGATTTACAGTTGACCCCGATGATCCAAACCAAGACTCTGGCATGTGGATTGGTGGAGAAACTGCATACGTTTCCGACTGGCCTCTCAACCCCGAGGGGCAGCCTTTATTGCATCTGTTCTCCATCAATTGTAATACACTTTCACAGCAGGTCCATATCCCTTCTTTACCACAAGATAAATATATCTCGGTCTTCTCGACCTACTCCGCCTCCGAATACTTTCTGGATCAGGTAACCTATACGGGAGATGAGCTGGAATGGAACGAGAATATTCTCGCCGGGTGCACTTATGTCTCGGTATCTTCGCATCCACTCACTTCCGTATGTCCCGTTCCACCCATTCCGTTAAGCGGCGTACGTTTGATTGAAATGGAGTTAGACGATCAGGCATTCCCTGCATTCTCATTTTTTTCTCCCACTTTACCAAACGGTGTGAAAGGAATTGATCATTTGCTAGAGGAACATCAACTGGTGTGTCAAATATATTCCGGAGATTTTCCTGAGCCTTATCGGGATATATTGGGTCTTCCCGATGCAAACGGTTATTTATTTTTGCGAAGGGGTCCCGAGTCTGCTCACGCGCCATTCGATGGAATTTTCTTTGTACAGACTGCTTAA
- a CDS encoding sugar MFS transporter, whose amino-acid sequence MKRIFALSCGFYLLIGITSVVLGALLPVLLSHYERGYSDGGFLLFLQFLGFLVGVIVAPALTARIGRKAMLTLALICIVAAYTLLGFLPSWSVVLLLTIIVGFGSGIIEPSVGAFTIEFTENQKAVAMSKLDVFFALGALLIPAVAALFIWMDLWHLTFYTVAVLSLVLMLLWITMPRPAALYLEQAGENTVAHEAGKAQYSRKHLGLLTIFVIFFFIYMGLELGLMNFLPSILVERLQLQESVASLSVSILWIAMIIGRLFSGKIAESVNYMPFLIWSTVGTLLFTVAMVFVTGQWVTYVLIFGTGLFMSGLFCIALVYANVLIPGMTERTTSILIASGGIGGAILQYVTGWSMSTGPVVNTIWILAGFCLILLVTLMVSHLWTVKNNAVRAALAQHSKEM is encoded by the coding sequence TTGAAAAGAATATTCGCTCTAAGCTGCGGTTTTTATCTGTTAATCGGCATAACCAGCGTTGTGCTCGGTGCACTTCTCCCTGTTTTATTGTCACATTATGAGCGCGGTTACAGTGATGGCGGATTTTTGTTATTTCTGCAGTTTCTTGGATTTCTTGTCGGTGTAATCGTAGCTCCTGCCCTGACAGCCCGTATCGGAAGAAAAGCGATGCTGACCCTTGCTCTGATCTGTATTGTAGCCGCCTATACATTACTCGGTTTTCTGCCATCCTGGTCTGTAGTTCTTCTTCTCACGATTATCGTAGGTTTCGGTTCAGGTATCATCGAACCCTCTGTAGGTGCATTCACGATCGAATTCACTGAGAATCAAAAGGCGGTCGCCATGTCCAAGTTGGATGTCTTCTTTGCTCTCGGAGCACTTCTCATCCCGGCTGTTGCTGCTTTATTTATCTGGATGGATCTGTGGCATCTTACTTTTTATACAGTGGCTGTGTTGTCACTGGTTCTCATGCTGCTGTGGATCACTATGCCCCGGCCAGCCGCACTGTATCTGGAACAGGCTGGCGAGAATACAGTGGCACATGAAGCAGGTAAAGCTCAATATTCGAGAAAACATCTGGGTCTGCTGACAATCTTCGTCATCTTCTTTTTCATCTACATGGGATTGGAGCTGGGATTGATGAACTTCCTGCCCTCCATACTCGTAGAACGACTGCAACTTCAGGAATCTGTCGCATCGCTGAGTGTCTCCATCCTGTGGATTGCGATGATCATCGGTCGTCTTTTCTCCGGGAAAATAGCCGAATCCGTCAACTATATGCCATTCCTGATCTGGAGCACGGTTGGCACGCTTTTGTTTACGGTCGCTATGGTATTTGTAACTGGACAGTGGGTAACTTATGTGCTCATCTTCGGAACCGGTCTGTTCATGTCGGGGCTGTTCTGTATTGCACTTGTCTATGCAAATGTTCTGATTCCCGGCATGACCGAGCGGACAACCAGTATCCTGATCGCCTCGGGAGGTATTGGAGGTGCCATCTTGCAGTATGTGACTGGATGGAGTATGAGTACAGGGCCTGTCGTGAATACAATCTGGATTTTGGCCGGATTCTGTCTGATCCTGCTTGTTACTTTGATGGTCTCTCATCTATGGACTGTAAAAAATAATGCAGTACGTGCTGCTCTCGCACAACATAGCAAGGAAATGTAA
- a CDS encoding Dabb family protein codes for MFEHLVVFKFNDKTTLAKQQEWVDQLLTLQEQIPGIVALTAGINATEETDRIQGYTIGLRVTFEDQEALRAYGPHPAHQAFVASLDGWVEDVIVVDYAI; via the coding sequence ATGTTTGAACATTTGGTTGTTTTTAAATTTAACGATAAAACCACACTAGCTAAACAGCAGGAATGGGTGGATCAATTGCTCACGTTACAGGAACAAATCCCGGGGATTGTCGCGCTGACGGCAGGGATCAATGCAACGGAAGAAACGGACCGTATTCAAGGTTACACGATTGGATTGAGAGTGACGTTTGAAGATCAGGAGGCATTACGCGCCTATGGTCCACATCCTGCTCATCAGGCATTTGTAGCTTCCCTGGATGGTTGGGTGGAAGATGTAATTGTAGTTGATTATGCTATTTAA